One Syntrophorhabdus sp. DNA window includes the following coding sequences:
- a CDS encoding sigma 54-interacting transcriptional regulator, whose amino-acid sequence MGDQGNREVKELSLLFDISARLSESLDLKTVLRPILHLIAGHMEIPRGTLTILNRAREEIAIEEAYGLRPDEQARGRYRMGEGVTGKVIDTGQPVVVPNIADEPLFLDRTGSRKNVNKRDVAFICVPIRIGSEVIGALSADRLHNEGMSLENDVRLLTIIASSISQAVRLRQLAQEELEKMREENRRLHDQLKTRYDMKTIVGNSKGMQTVYSLIDKVCRTNATVLILGESGVGKERVAQTIHYSSNRASRPFVKVNCAALPESLIESELFGHERGSFTGATMARTGRFEAAKDGTIFLDEVGDLPPVVQVKLLRVLQEKEFERVGGNAPIKLEARIITATNKDLETLVREGKFREDLYYRFNVFPILVPSLRDRKTDIMLLADHFIQKYGREHGKEITRVSTTSTDMLMSYHWPGNVRELENCIERAIILCTDGVIHSYHLPPNLKGGGPDGRDTTASGFRGIMASMEREIIMEELKRTGGNMAKAARALGITERMMGLRVARYGIDTGRFKGKGGK is encoded by the coding sequence ATGGGCGACCAGGGAAATCGTGAGGTAAAGGAGCTTTCGCTTCTTTTCGATATCAGCGCCAGGCTGAGCGAGAGTCTTGATCTCAAGACCGTATTGAGACCGATCCTCCACCTTATTGCCGGGCACATGGAGATACCCAGGGGTACCCTCACCATTCTCAACCGGGCGAGGGAAGAGATCGCGATAGAGGAGGCATACGGTCTTCGTCCCGACGAACAGGCGAGGGGCAGGTACCGCATGGGCGAGGGCGTCACGGGAAAGGTTATCGATACGGGCCAGCCCGTCGTGGTTCCCAATATCGCCGATGAGCCCCTCTTTCTCGACAGAACAGGGTCCCGGAAGAACGTTAACAAGAGGGATGTTGCCTTCATCTGTGTGCCCATCAGGATAGGCAGTGAAGTGATCGGTGCCCTGTCCGCCGACAGGCTGCACAACGAAGGCATGTCCCTGGAGAACGACGTGCGTCTCCTGACCATCATCGCGTCCAGCATCTCCCAGGCCGTCCGCCTTCGCCAGCTGGCGCAGGAAGAGCTGGAAAAGATGAGGGAGGAGAACCGGCGTCTCCATGACCAGTTGAAGACGCGGTACGACATGAAGACCATCGTCGGTAACTCCAAGGGGATGCAGACCGTGTATTCCCTCATCGACAAGGTGTGCCGTACGAACGCCACGGTGCTCATCCTGGGGGAAAGCGGCGTCGGTAAGGAGCGTGTGGCCCAGACCATTCACTACAGTTCGAACAGGGCCTCCCGCCCCTTCGTCAAAGTGAACTGCGCGGCCCTGCCGGAATCCCTGATCGAGAGTGAGCTTTTCGGCCATGAGAGGGGCTCGTTCACGGGCGCGACGATGGCGCGCACAGGCCGGTTCGAGGCGGCGAAGGACGGCACCATCTTTCTCGACGAGGTGGGCGACCTGCCGCCGGTGGTCCAGGTGAAGCTGCTCCGTGTCCTGCAGGAAAAGGAGTTCGAACGCGTGGGCGGAAACGCGCCCATAAAGCTGGAGGCAAGGATCATCACGGCGACGAACAAGGACCTCGAGACCCTTGTCCGGGAAGGAAAGTTCCGGGAGGACCTCTATTACAGGTTCAACGTTTTTCCCATCCTTGTCCCATCGCTTCGGGACCGGAAGACGGACATCATGCTTCTGGCCGACCATTTCATCCAGAAATACGGCAGGGAGCATGGAAAGGAGATCACAAGGGTGTCGACGACCTCGACGGACATGCTCATGAGCTACCACTGGCCGGGCAACGTCCGGGAACTGGAGAACTGTATCGAAAGGGCGATCATCCTCTGCACCGACGGGGTCATCCACAGCTACCATCTTCCGCCCAACCTGAAGGGCGGAGGGCCGGACGGACGGGATACGACCGCTTCCGGTTTCAGGGGCATCATGGCCAGTATGGAACGGGAGATCATCATGGAGGAGCTTAAGAGAACGGGCGGCAACATGGCAAAGGCAGCCAGGGCACTGGGCATCACGGAACGGATGATGGGACTCAGGGTGGCCCGGTACGGAATAGACACCGGACGCTTCAAGGGGAAGGGGGGGAAATGA